agcggctgggattacaggtgcccgccactacgcccagctaatttttgtatttttagtagagacagggttttatactctattggttaggctggtatcgaactcctgacctcaagtgatccgcgattacaggcgtgagccaccgcgcccggcctaattttttaaatttattgtagagacagggtttcactatgttgctcaggctggtcttgaattcctgggctcaaacagtcctgaagccttggcctcccaaagtgctgggattacaggcatgagccactgcacctggacaaaaaagtgttatttcttaaagagaacagaataaagccatctcacagtttctttttacataataaaattaacaaaatacaatgaaaacaaatctcataaaaattaaaaatttttgtgcttCCAAGGgcactatcaagaaagtaaaaagacaactgGGAGAGATATTTGCAAATGATGTATCTGATAAAGGGACTAGTATTCTgattatataaagaactcttaaaattcaaaaataagacaaataactcATTTCAAAGTGGGCCAAGGATTGAACAGCTATTTCTCCAAAGATctgcaaatggccaagaagcacatgaaaagatgcttaatatcaTTACCGaccagggaagtgcaaatcaaaaccacaatgagctattacTTCACTCCACTAGGACACATGTAATCAAAAAGTCAGCTAATAATAAATAttggtgaggatatagagaaattggATCCCTCCTACATTGCtgctggaaatgtaaaatggtatagccacttcaGGAAACAGTTCAGAACTTCCTCGAAAAGTTAagcatagaattaccatgtgactggggaaaccccgtctctactaaaaatacaaaaattagccaggcatggtggcgcatgcctgtaatcccagttactggggaagctgaggcaggagaatcacttgaacccaggaggcagaggttggagtaagccgagattgtgccactgcactccagcctgggcgacagagcaagactctgtcaaaatataaaaataaaaataaaataataataatctgcaGTGTCATATCCTCCTCTGATTTTGTAGGCCCAAGGCATTGCTCATGAGAACCTCATTCCTCTGGAAACCCTAGGTAAGTGCGAGTTTGGCAGCAAGCCGCCTGTGTCTTGCAGGCTTGTGACATCACGGGAGGACTGTACCTGAAGGTGCCTCAGATGCCTTCTCTTCTGCAGTATTTGCTGGTAAGGAGACAGCAGCGGCGACCCTGATGCCTGGAGGGAAGGATGACCTCTGTGTCCTGGGAAAGGAATGGAAGCAAGATGGCTGGTGCTAGTACTCAGGAGAAGGGAATAAATGGAGGCCTTGGAGTTCCAAGGCCTAGAAGGGTGGgcttcatgttatttttttcccatgttttaaataaaagtttcttttgtttgtttgttttacagtgGGTGTTTCTTCCCGATCAAGATCAGAGATCTCAGTTAATCCTCCCACCCCCAGTTCATGTTGACTACAGGGCTGCTTGCTTCTGTCATCGAAATCTCATTGAAATTGGTTATGTCTGTTCTGTGTGTTTGTCAAGTAAGTTAATGtacctagtttttcttttttttctatgttggGGGGCAGGAAAACAGTTTCTCAGCTGTGTTGTTTTTCAGCCAccctattgtttctttttttttttaatttacagtaTTCTGCAATTTCAGCCCCATTTGTACTACGTGCGAGTAAGTATCTTTGAGATTGTGTGGGTGGCTAATACTTCACAGCTctagaacattaaaaaatgttttcctctctGTAATTTCAGGACAGCCTTTAAAATTTCTCTGCCTCCAGTGCTGAAagccaagaaaaagaaactgaaagtgTCTGCCTgaggataaaatattttccccatcttttaGAGCTGTTAATAGAAATTATATAGCAGATTCTTTGTTGggaagactgaaaaaaataaagataggtATAGGATAATTTTTAATATGGTGACCTTACAGAAAATATTTCCCAAACATCCTTTTCATCCTGTGCTTCTGGAGGACTGATTTGTTTGAGGGAATCATTCTATGCATTATATCCTAAAATATTCTATGACTGGTTTCTGTCCATGTTTgtggctttcatttttttaatgggatgACTATTAGTCAAAGTCAGCTTGTCATGACTCATCATAGGCTTTCTAACCTACTCCCTGAATCCGGGTCCTCATTGTGAAATGCATGCCATACGAAATTTGAACGTAGCTTTGGAAAAAGGGACTATTTGTGGAGTAATGGCATTAATCAACATAGAACATCTTATTTGAATCAACAGTTAACTTCAGTAGTCATGTGAATAAAATTCTTATTGTCTAAATTGAGACAGCCTCAGATATTTGCAGATATTTACTTTTTGTCTGATATCAGTACATATTTGGACAAAGTCATCTAAATAATAGTTTGTCACCAAATAACtacaaaatctcattttaaatgagTAAGGAGAACGTGTACAGAAgcaaattttcttcaaaatagttGTGGGAAGAGCTTATATGTGAAAGCTTATGACTGGTTTTGAGGGAGAACTTACTGGAGAAAATGGACTCTATGTTAAGTATGGTTTTCAGAtagaattctttccttttttaatgaggaaaaaaaatccacattaatATTGAaactgcacctgtaatcccagcactttgggaggctgaggacagaggattgcttgagcccaggagttcgagagcagcctgggcagcaaagtgagaccccatctctactaaaaatttaaatgtatttattaaaactgTTCTCTAGAAGCTTTGGACTGAATCCCAAAAGTGTTTATAAGTTCAAAAGCAAAAGTATTTGtaatttcaacaacaaaaaatgtatttctttatgtaATCTTGAAATTATTAAAAGTCCTTTTAGCTTCTAGCACATATTTGTACAAAGAGTTTAAGGAATGGTGgctggtttggtttgttttttaaaaatgtttactgacgaggccgggcgtggtggctcacccctgcaatcccagcactttgggaggccgaggcaggcagatcacaaggtcaggagttcaagatcagcctggccagtatggtgaaaccctgtctctactaaaaatagaaaaattagccatgcgaagtagcaggtgcctgtagttccagctactcgggaggctgaggcaagagaattgcttgaatccaggaggcagaggttgcagtgagccaagatagcgcctctgtactccagcctgggtgacagagcgagactctgtatcaaaaaaaaaaaagatcgggcacgttggctcacgcctgtaatcccagcactttgggaggccaaggtgggtggatcacgaggtcaggagtgaTCAGGCtgggtttctgttttgttttgttttgtgagacagagtctcgctctgttgcccaggctggggtgcagtggtgcaagctcggctctctgcaagctctgtctcctgggttcacgccattctcctgcctcagcctcccaagtagctgggattactactctactgaacccatgaggcagaaatttgagaccatcctgcccaacgtggtgaaaacatggtgaaaccctgtctctactaaaaatacaaaaattagctgggcgtggtggcaggtgcctgtaatcccagctactcaggagactgaggcaggagaattgcttgaacccaggaggtggaggttgcagtgagccaagatcaagattgcgccattgcactccagcctgggcgacaagaacaaaactctgtctcaaaaaaaaaaaaaaaaaaaaagtctgtactgATAAAACCCATTGTGTACAAAACTTTGTATGTAAGgaagattttaattttctctttatacaAGCTGagtcatatttaaataatttgatgtTGGCTTAGATAATTTCAGATAGATTTTATATTCTGGATTTGTGTTTTTGTTAACAAATATACAAAGACTTTGGTGAtcactttgcaaatatttgttaatcCTTGAGTTTGAgaacctgtcttttaaaaataatattttgtatactAATTAAGTGTAATGGAAATCACAATTTTAAGTCTAGGaaataaagtattatatatactttCAAACAAGCTAGCAAggcttttattattacttttttatttgaaatatcttaTATATTTGGTTAGTTCTGTTTAACTTGTTTTTAACTGTTGCCCTTATgagttattttatataaatttttacaataaaataatttgattttcatatttggttgaattatttcctttcattcattgTTTATCTCATGCTCATTCAACTCTTCTTCAAATGTGTACTTTTAAACTGCATTTGGTCAAATGCCAGACAATTTTTTATTCAACTCCGAAGTACTTTAATTTCAAATCTTggtctgcgtgcagtggctcacgcctgtaatcccaacactttgggaggctgaggcaggaggatcacttaagcctaggagttcaagaccagcccgggcagcatggcaaaaccctgtctctaaaaaaaatataaaaattagccaggtgaggtggttcatgcctgtagtcccagctactccagaggctaaggtgggaggatcgcttgagcccaagaggcgcAGGTTAcaatgagtcatgatcatgccactgaactccagcctgggtgacagagtgagaccctgtctctaaataaataaatgctcctggtttttgtatgttgattttgtatcctgccactTTACTTATttcatcagttctaatagttttttggtggtgTCTAGGTTTTTTCGGATATAAgatcgtatcatctgcaaacaaggataattttactttttcctttttaatttgaataccttttatctctttctcaggacttattgctctagctaggactttcaacactatgttgaataccagtggtgaaagtgggcatccttaccATGTTCCAGATTTCAGAGGAAcggttttcagtttttttcctgttcagtacgatactagctgtgggtctgttatatgtggcttttgtgtgtgtgtgttgaagtatgttccttctttgcccagttttttgagggtttttatcatgaaaggatgttgaattttatcaaatgctttttgagCATCCATTGAAATGATCAGATGGCTTTTGTTCTTCCTTCGGTTGACacgatgtatcacattgattgagttgcctatgttgaaccatcctgttgaaccatccttgcatccctgggatgaatcctactgggtcatgatgaatgatttttttttttttttttcgagatggagtttcgctcttgtcacccaggctggtgtgcaatggtgtgatatcagctcactgcaacctctgccttcctggttcaaacgatttccctgcctcagcctcccaagtagcggggattacaggtgcctgccaccatgcccagctaatttttttggatttttagtagagactgggtttcaccatgttggccaggctggtcttgaactcctgacctcaggtgatccacctgctttggcctccacaagtgctgggattacaggcatgagccaccacacctgattgaattatctgttttttttttggtttgttttttttttgtattgagatggagtcttgctctgtcactcatgctggagtgcagtggcctgatcacggttcactgcaacctctgccacctgggttccagcgattctcctgcctcagcctcctgcgtatctgagattataggtatgcgccaccatgcccggctaatttttttgtattattagtagagacggggtttcaccatgttggccatgctggtctcgaactcctgacctcaagtgatccacccaccttggcctcccaaagtgctgggattacaggtgtgagccaccatgcccggcctgaatgatctttttaatgtgttgttgaagtTGGTTTGCtggtgttttgttgaggattttgcatcaatgttcatcggagatattggtctgtagttcttttgttgttgttgttgttttttttttgagacagagtcttactctgttacccaggctggagtacagtggcacgatctccactcactgtaacctctgcctcccagatttaagtgatcctcccgcctcagcctcccaagtagctgggagtacaagcatgcgccaccacactcggctaatttttgtatttttagtagagacggggttttgccatgttggccaggctggtcccgaactcctgacctcaagtgtccactacctcagcctcccaaagtgtcaggattacaggcgtgagccactgcgccctgctggttttccaatttattggcatatagttgctcatagtagtctctaatgatcctttgaatttctgtgatatcagttgtaatgtcttcttcatctctgattttacttatttgggtcttttttttcttagtctggctaaaggtttgtcaattttcttcttttcaaaaaaccagcttttcattttgttgatcttctgaattttttaacttgtagtttcatttatttctgctcttgctctttattatttcttttcttttcttttttgtgacggagtcttggcgctgtcccccaggctggagtggagtggcacaatctcggctcactgcaacctctgcctcctgggttcaagcgattctcctgcctcagcctcccaagtagctggaactacaggcatgtgccaccatgtctggctaatttttgtatttttagtagagatggggtttcaccatgttggccaggctggttatgaactcctgacctcaggtgatccacctgccttggtctcccaaagtgctgggattatagacgtgagccaccatattatttcttttctaatattaacTTTGGATTTGGTTTactcttttctagttctttaagaagcatcattaggttgtttatttgaagtttttctacttttttgataa
This sequence is a window from Homo sapiens chromosome 12, GRCh38.p14 Primary Assembly. Protein-coding genes within it:
- the GTF2H3 gene encoding general transcription factor IIH subunit 3 isoform d (isoform d is encoded by transcript variant 4), with product MNKEVKDNQEMKSRILVIKAAEDSALQYMNFMNVIFAAQKQNILIDACVLDSDSGLLQQACDITGGLYLKVPQMPSLLQYLLWVFLPDQDQRSQLILPPPVHVDYRAACFCHRNLIEIGYVCSVCLSIFCNFSPICTTCETAFKISLPPVLKAKKKKLKVSA